The Elaeis guineensis isolate ETL-2024a chromosome 3, EG11, whole genome shotgun sequence region TTATATATAATCTTCTCATAATTATATGCTAccaaacatcctcttagatcttgaCGAACTTATGATAGAAAAGTATGCTCCTTAAGCAAACATGAATACAGCATTCAAGTGGCAGGAACAAAAGGTTTGGATTCCAGTATCATAACCCAGGATATAACGAATCTCTGGAATAGcattaaacaaaagaaaaaggataATTTGATTCCACATCCAATACTGGATTCATCTCCTTGTTGGTGAATTCTTGATGCATGAAGATAAAATAAATGAAGAGGCTTAGCCACAGAAAAAGGTCCAGCAGAGCAACTGCAGGCATCAGCGACATGCCACCGCTTCCACCATATCACGAGTGTAAATCAAAATTTTGGATGCAGTGTTACGAAATTTTCTGCAGAACAAGCAAAATATTAAATTGATGTACGTTACAATTAGAGGCATTATATAGTTGATAAGTGGATTGTTGAAGCAACACTCAACTGCCAAGGAACATCCCCTACACGCATCATGTCATCTGCGGCAGCAGTATATACTACTACCCATCCTTTCTGTGGATCATTCAGAAGCCCCTTCATATCAAACAGCTGCTCCAGCTCGCACATCAGATCATCATATCCACCAAGCTTCGAGAGATCAATAGCCCTGCCTGTAACACTCCCAAGCTTGTAAACCTGCAATATTAATCTTAAAACAAACCAAAGAGCAACGTAAAGAGGCGTAGCATCCAGAACATAAGGAAAGCTTACATTCGTGCAACTAGGCCCATCCAATTTAGCTGATTTTTGTGGCTTTAATGGTGCAAAAGATGTTTCAAAATTCCTTAATGATGAAGATGCCATTGGAGCGCCATCTACTCCATTTGCTACTGGATTCACCTCAGTCAAAGGGAAACCAAATAGTCTACAACTTTTTCTGCTGCTAGGGAGTATGTTTCTGTTGGAATGATCAGAAGTAAGAACTTCCTCTACTCCATAATGTTCTTTAATGCAATCATATCCCGTGTAACAAGGTGGGCATGGCAAGGATTCTTTCTTTCCTGTGTCAAACAAACCAGATAAATTGCTTCTCTCTCCCTTACCATGGTTGGGGACGTTATACACCGAATTGGGACGTGGAAGCTGTGAACTTGCCTGCTGAAACATTAGCACAGATGACGGAGAAGAAACTTGAGCTGACGATGTAGTACATGAGTTCGCAAGACTGTTGAATTCCTGAAATGATGCAGGCCATCTACTTCCAGCACCGGGTGCTTGGCTGAAGACTCTTAATCCACCATTTTCAATCCGGGCATCAGCTGGAGCTCCTTGATATGCCGGAATTGATGAAACTATTTCTTGACCTTGCAAGACCTTATGGAATCTAACATATTCTCCAAAGCTCTTGTAGGGAAAATCAGAATTGCCAACTGGAATCCTGAAACCACTTCCTGAACCAGCTAGCATGCAGCTGCTTGCATCAGCGATGCATCTTTTAATTTCAGATAGCTGATGATTTCTTACTTCGGATATCTGAGACTTCAATATATCATTACAATAATGAGTTTTCAAACCCATAATTTCTTGACCTTGCAAGACCTTGGGGAGCCTGGCAGGCTCCGCTAAGTCTGAATACCCACTTCCATCTGCAGAAAATGATATACCATCAAATGTTATACAATGAGAAGAAGCTGTCTATGGGAAGAGCTTCAATTATACAACAAGAACTTACTTGGAAGTGGAAAATCTTGACTGATTGAGTTATGCCAAATTCTGGTTCTCTTTGAACCAGATGTGGTCGCACCATTAGAGGGTGAAACTGAAGCAGTAGGTTCAATCTCCCAGGGAGAAACCCTGTTTTGCCTACTGGTGTCATCATCCCACCTCACCTAGCCAAACAAGCAGAATAATAGAGAGCAACACTTCaaggaaaatatatatatatatatatatacatatatatcagaAGCTAATAGAGTGAAAATATGCAGTTCCAGATGGAAATTGACGGATACTTTCACATGCGCATCAATTTCAAGAAGTTCTACAGGAAATCAATTCTCCAAACTCCAATAAGAGGATTCAGGAATATCAGTGGAAAAGAGGTGTATCAAATTGGCAAAAGGGTGTACTGTTTTTATTGGCAAGACaaaatgatttgatcaaatttatgttTTCACCAAAATccaaactaactgaatttttgtCCATATGCTTCAAGCGGTGTAGATCATTACCAATAATGTGGAACCTAGATATGCAATACCTACTAATAAACTTGGCATGCATTCTATACCTACAATTTATTGTCTCCTTTAATGAGTCCACATGTAACTACCGGTTTATCCATTTAATGGATTGGTAGACACCCCACAAACCATTTATGTCTTTCCGTAGTTATAATATACATAATACTTAACAGGATGAATCACATTCGTGATCGCCAATAATATATGTTCAATAGAATTTGGGAATAAATTAGCTTGTAGTTTAACTTATACACACAACGTATCTCTGCATTAATATATAAACATGTATGTACATCCATACCAATGATGTCTTGTCCCAACTAAAGTTGAAACTACAGACCTTTTTTCACTGATAATTCCTTTGATGAGCTGCATTTGGTGCAATTACAAGCTTGCAAATCCTTTCTCAAAACTAAATTCCATATTAGCTCAGGTATTCTTGCTCTTTCATGATGCTTCAACACAGACCAGAACGCATTCCCTCCCTGGGGCTTCCTCAAATCTGTGCTGCACTAACCCTTATATATTCAGTTCTCTATTAGTTTATCCATGTTCTGTGCAAGTCCTATGCCTTCTTATTAGTGTATTCTTCACTGTATTAGTTCTGCTTACACAATGTCCATTTCAATATTCTACTCATACCATATCTTGCATGCTTGTGCCATTTCTATTGCTAGGCATTTTGAACCATGCAACACAGTGGGCCATATTGCCACGAGTTGCCAAGGCATACTTGGATTGAATAGGTCCCTGAAATACCACTCCACTTCATATACTTAGCTTTAACTCCTACAGTCAACTCTTCATTTATCACAATTCTTTGTTAGAAATATCCAAGGTAAAGAAACCTCACACAATGTCATTATCTTTAGCCATCAAAAGTGACTAAGCTAAGCCCTATTTTCATTTCCAATGGAATTGCATCTCCATGTACTGTTTTGGTATCCTATTAGATAATATATCTTCTTCGATGATAACAATAATAATAGAAATTTTGTTTCATGAGCAGCGAAAGAGGTAGAAGTTCAATGCCCAAAGGGCCATCAAAACTAGATCAGGCTTACCTGGCAACATTTACTTTTCATGTTCGGCACTCCAACATCTGTTTCTCAACATTTGGGTTATTGCTCATGCACAGTTCATCATGCAAAAAGAACATGTCTCTTAGTGCTTTACAGTATATACTTTTACCAAGCCAATGGAGACCGCCTGAAGTAGCTATTCTCTAAGTATTTTATTGCCTGTTGGCTTTTTGAAACAATTGTCAATTTTGTTACTTTTGTTCCATAGCCCCTTTGCATTCAAGCTAATAATATTGCTGATCCGGAAATGCCAGGTTTATTTTAGATCTCACCAGCAAGTTATATTAAGAGTAtatcagcaatttaaattttatatttttatctcaGGAATTTTGCACAATGTAAATTTTCGTGCAAATTACAATTTCTTAAGCAGTCAAGTCAACAACTTTTTTGGAATGATCTTATAGTTTGTtttcaagtcctaattttggttagttTTTGTATAGGTTGGGTTTATAAAGTTctaaagttttaaaaaatttagataccaTTTCTACATGGTGTTGTATAGGAATCCAAATTACTCACGTTGtgactgtttctttttttttgtttgttgtttGTTTGTTTCTTTCATGTCAAATTTAGGAAGGACAgttagcttctttttttttttttttttttttttggaggaaaattAGAGTCCTTACATATCGTCTAAGGATATGGATTCTTTTCTATTCGTGCTTGCCTCGCCTgaggctgcatggaatccatgaGGGCCTATATATGGAATATAACTCTGTTTTAATCCGTACATCAGAGTTTGAGAAATAAAGCAAAGCTTTTATGTCTTTTTACTGTAGATGATGTTCAAATGTATTTACTCTAGCAATGCTAGATTTGAGACCTAAGTAATTTGTTGACGTGATGGCACCGgtcctcttttctttttatatattCTTGTTGTTTTATTAAGCTTCTCTCCTCGCATACTAACACACTATGATATTAGCAAAGCATCATACTTCATCCTTAATCACTCCCATGAACCCCAGCactattcttttattttcttctcgtCCTTAACAGGACTAAGCGAAGCTCAGATTTGCTGTAAACTTTCAGCAAACCCGGTGATTAGTTTGTTTCAGAAAATATCCTTTGCACTAAAAACAACCACAATATATGCACTCAAAGCCCAAGAAATACAACATAAGAGTCCTATCAAGGATACATCAGTACAATTTCAAGCCAAATTCttgaatctgattttaatttccaTCCACCAAAAATGTTTTAACATTtgctatctctctttttttttttttaaattctaaagATCTTTGTTTCATCCTTTTATATATCCATCAAAGCTTCATCTCTTTAACCATTCAGCATtaatggatcaaaaattcaattaGTATAGCTATTCAAATCACCCTTGTTTATGTAAATTAATAATTGATAGTTTGGTAGAAGATATCTGTTATGAAGGGGTTATTGCTTGGTACAATGGTAAAAGGCTTGGGCTAAATAGCACAATGGTGCGGATTCGAGTCCTGGGGCAGTCACTTTATGCAAAAAAATAACAAAGTTTACATCTGTCCCCAATTTGCCCCTCCTAGACCTCAGATTATCAGGACCATAATCGGGTAATATACTTTTATATCTGCCATGAAGTGAAAAGGATAATTTCTACTGCAAAATCATGATGTAGAACGCTTCCACTTGTAAACACTATAAATGAAGCATTACATCTGCAATGGAGTACAAAGTCATACCAAAAGACATCTCCATTTTGAGCCAGGCCATCTAATTGGGTCAACATCACCAATTCCAGTAATCAATCCTGTGTATCTACAAAAAAGGTGCAAAAAAAGTTATTCAATAAATAAACTGAAGTGTTTTAGTTCTATCTATCTTGTTTCAAACCTTCTCTCTGCAGCATCTTCACTTTCAATTCGCATTTTAAACCTTGTTCCAATAGAAACCGAACAACCAAAGCTCTTTCTGAATTTCCAGTAGGGAATGATGAACTCTGATTGGCTTGACCTGCAAGATTTTAACTTAAAATGTAGAAAGCAAACTAGAGATGAACTTAAAAGTGACTGGTTACTAGCAACTATAGCATGACAATTTAGTACCAACACTAAAGTTGGACAAAGTGTCCACACCAAAATATTGTGATTCATTGGCATAGAAAACATTATTAAAAAAGAACAGATAATCACTCTAAAGGGAAGAATGTTTTCAAGGTTAAACATGAAATATACAATTTAGTACCAGTCATGGACTAGGG contains the following coding sequences:
- the LOC105040957 gene encoding auxin response factor 15 translates to MGIDLNTIEEEEEGEAAEHPTALQPTQTHHHHHHHHHHHRQYPHPPLPAAASGGGGSSSSGASPPVCLELWHACAGPLISLPRKGSVVVYLPQGHLEQLGDGGGVGLLRYDVPPHVFCRVLDVKLHAEEATDEVYVQLSLVGESEEVERQLQEGEVEGDEETEVDGASKTPTPHMFCKTLTASDTSTHGGFSVPRRAAEDCFPPLDYKQQRPSQELVAKDLHGTEWRFRHIYRGQPRRHLLTTGWSAFVNKKKLVSGDAVLFLRGDDGELRLGIRRAGQLKSSIPCSVLNNQNLNAFGAVVNAVSTKSVFPINYNPRSSQSEFIIPYWKFRKSFGCSVSIGTRFKMRIESEDAAERRYTGLITGIGDVDPIRWPGSKWRCLLVRWDDDTSRQNRVSPWEIEPTASVSPSNGATTSGSKRTRIWHNSISQDFPLPNGSGYSDLAEPARLPKVLQGQEIMGLKTHYCNDILKSQISEVRNHQLSEIKRCIADASSCMLAGSGSGFRIPVGNSDFPYKSFGEYVRFHKVLQGQEIVSSIPAYQGAPADARIENGGLRVFSQAPGAGSRWPASFQEFNSLANSCTTSSAQVSSPSSVLMFQQASSQLPRPNSVYNVPNHGKGERSNLSGLFDTGKKESLPCPPCYTGYDCIKEHYGVEEVLTSDHSNRNILPSSRKSCRLFGFPLTEVNPVANGVDGAPMASSSLRNFETSFAPLKPQKSAKLDGPSCTNVYKLGSVTGRAIDLSKLGGYDDLMCELEQLFDMKGLLNDPQKGWVVVYTAAADDMMRVGDVPWQKFRNTASKILIYTRDMVEAVACR